In Spinacia oleracea cultivar Varoflay chromosome 5, BTI_SOV_V1, whole genome shotgun sequence, a single window of DNA contains:
- the LOC130461392 gene encoding uncharacterized protein: protein MGDLMKRQFNVLDLSGHNFLEWTVDAQMNLKAQGLDHTIKDIMVPGITEIKTATEQEKAKATVLIRHHLHDSLKTEYLMVENPKELWDSLKERYGHHKRVLLPKAQFDWTNLKFQDFKCVSEYNSTLFKIVSLLRYCDQAVTEDQMIEKTLSTFHANNILLQQQYRERGFKRYSELISLLLVAEQNNDLLLKNHNLRPTGSMAFNEANAVESSNPPEANVAHRGGRGRFNHRGRGRGNHRGRGRGRGRGYLGPRNNNHKGHQQGNQKHTPSKEKDTCFRCGMTGHWGKTCRTAKHLVDLYQASIKGKGKVVEANYVDEENPSGPSFDVSDFFNDNPDSGNDLIFGDNSNI from the coding sequence ATGGGAGATTTGATGAAAAGACAATTCAATGTGCTAGACTTGTCTGGGCACAATTTTCTGGAATGGACTGTTGATGCACAGATGAACTTAAAGGCCCAAGGACTGGATCATACCATAAAAGATATAATGGTTCCAGGCATCACAGAAATCAAAACTGCCACCGAGCAGGAAAAGGCCAAAGCCACAGTCCTCATAAGGCATCATTTACATGATAGCCTGAAAACGGAATATCTGATGGTGGAGAATCCCAAGGAGTTGTGGGATAGTCTTAAAGAAAGATATGGACACCATAAAAGGGTGCTCCTGCCAAAGGCTCAATTTGACTGGACTAATCTCAAGTTCCAGGATTTTAAATGTGTTAGTGAATATAATTCCACGTTATTCAAAATTGTATCATTGCTGAGATACTGTGATCAAGCTGTCACAGAAGATCAAATGATAGAGAAAACCCTATCCACCTTTCATGCGAATAATATTCTATTGCAACAGCAATACCGAGAGAGGGGCTTTAAGAGATATTCTGAGCTGATTTCTCTATTGTTGGTTGCTGAACAGAATAATGATCTTCTGTTAAAGAACCATAATCTTAGACCAACTGGGTCTATGGCATTCAATGAAGCGAATGCCGTTGAAAGCTCAAACCCACCTGAGGCAAATGTTGCCCATAGAGGTGGACGTGGAAGATTTAACCACCGCGGTAGAGGACGCGGAAACCACCGTGGCCGTGGTCGTGGTCGTGGCAGGGGTTATCTGGGCCCTAGAAATAATAATCACAAAGGGCATCAACAAGGAAATCAAAAGCACACCCCCTCAAAAGAGAAAGACACATGTTTTAGATGTGGCATGACTGGCCATTGGGGGAAAACATGCCGTACTGCAAAACATTTGGTAGATCTGTACCAAGCCTCcataaaaggaaaaggaaaagttgTTGAGGCAAATTATGTAGATGAGGAAAATCCCTCAGGGCCAAGCTTTGATGTATCTGATTTCTTCAATGATAACCCTGACAGTGGCAATGATCTGATATTTGGGGATAATAGTAACATATAA
- the LOC110787632 gene encoding transcription factor LHW, whose product MGYLLKEALKALCGVNQWSYAVFWKIGCQNPKLLIWEECYYGSSTSAPQNSNLGNNEISFQKQEGYNNGMQVGDKLHLLIERMMISNHVNVVGEGLVGRAAFTGNHQWIISGMYNEISHPAEVLNEVHLQLSAGMQTIAVIPIAPHGVVQLGSSLTIMETVGFVHDVRNFFLQLGCIPSVFIYDNYLAKDAASTLGLPVADVTANPINLHGNPTPVNSTNIAAGDFNLQRNSSEIHRLVNQSSDCFLTQFQDNLQVSGSAFMMPNLNRDSCKDSGDHEAAMISHVIDSNVLPNGLAANQNTRGVVMPCKSDSMINQPCSNNPGTGISCPQSTANWHPTLLKQQIVLHDGSVEGKYGTSTSVFNHNEYHCAALNQNNTLLSAKNVLGIGINGEHDHSFQTSARGNMVVQDTDSSVEDGAVLLKTDKSSSSSKSAGVLNRGNYATDIALATKYTHGKLWDSDRPKVQETYATKQVHIQSGNYAPPPKDTVLEDIFIQSSAGDDLFDVLGVDLKNKLLNGNTSNLPDSFCGNLKNQSKDLPKSMDLQNFRSEVYSDYEGISGSVVFSSSGSDHLLDAIISGVGSVTRQISDDDASCKTTVSKISSYSIPSTPNSKPLSSGMFNMSERMQSQLFGPSKPVSRLVEPIGNAVRSSCGKNDDSSCTYGSQISSWIEQGPSTSVSTANSKKSDGGKSNRKRLKPGENPRPRPKDRQMIQDRVKELRDIVPNGAKCSIDALLERTIKHMLFLQSVTDHADKLKQTVESKIAKKQGGMSLNDEFQGSATWAFELGSQSLVCPIVVEDLNPPRQLLIEMLCEKRGFFLEIADIIRGLGLTILKGVMEAQNDKIWARFAVEANRDVTRMEVFISLVHLLEETLKGSTCSVHGTNDENMGVVPAPIPVNQQLVCGEPSSRMI is encoded by the exons ATGGGTTACTTGTTGAAAGAAGCTCTCAAGGCTCTGTGCGGTGTGAATCAGTGGTCTTATGCCGTTTTCTGGAAAATCGGTTGTCAAAATCCAAA GCTATTAATTTGGGAAGAATGCTACTATGGATCATCTACCAGTGCACCCCAGAATTCAAATTTAGGTAACAATGAAATAAGTTTTCAAAAACAAGAAGGTTACAATAACGGGATGCAAGTGGGTGACAAATTGCATTTGCTTATAGAGAGGATGATGATATCTAACCATGTTAATGTGGTTGGAGAAGG ATTGGTTGGCCGGGCTGCATTTACAGGGAATCATCAATGGATTATCTCTGGAATGTATAATGAAATTTCTCACCCAGCTGAG GTTCTTAATGAGGTTCACCTCCAACTTTCTGCTGGAATGCAA ACGATCGCTGTGATTCCAATTGCTCCACATGGAGTTGTTCAGCTTGGTTCATCCTTAACA ATAATGGAGACTGTTGGATTTGTGCATGACGTGAGGAATTTTTTTCTTCAATTGGGATGTATTCCCAGTGTGTTTATCTACGATAACTATTTGGCAAAAGATGCTGCATCTACATTGGGGCTGCCAGTTGCTGATGTAACTGCCAACCCCATCAATCTACATGGAAATCCAACACCGGTGAACTCTACTAATATAGCTGCAGGAGATTTCAATTTGCAAAGAAACTCATCTGAGATTCACAGGCTTGTTAATCAATCATCCGATTGTTTTCTTACTCAGTTTCAAGATAACCTGCAAGTTAGTGGTTCAGCATTTATGATGCCTAACTTGAATCGAGATTCGTGCAAGGACAGTGGAGATCATGAGGCAGCAATGATCAGTCATGTGATAGATTCCAATGTCCTTCCAAATGGCCTGGCAGCAAACCAAAACACTCGAGGTGTTGTAATGCCTTGTAAATCTGATTCAATGATAAATCAGCCTTGTTCAAATAATCCTGGGACAGGGATCAGTTGTCCTCAATCAACTGCCAATTGGCATCCCACATTGTTAAAGCAGCAAATTGTCTTACATGATGGTTCAGTAGAGGGGAAATATGGCACGTCAACATCTGTCTTTAACCATAATGAATACCATTGTGCTGCTTTGAATCAGAACAACACCCTCTTGTCTGCAAAAAATGTATTGGGTATTGGTATTAATGGTGAACATGACCATTCATTTCAAACATCTGCTCGTGGCAATATGGTAGTTCAGGACACTGATTCTTCTGTCGAGGATGGGGCTGTTTTGTTGAAAACAGATAAATCGAGTAGCAGTAGTAAATCAGCAGGTGTCCTCAATCGTGGAAATTACGCCACAGACATTGCGCTTGCAACTAAATATACCCATGGGAAACTGTGGGATAGTGATCGCCCCAAAGTCCAGGAAACTTATGCCACAAAACAAGTGCATATTCAATCTGGAAATTACGCACCACCACCAAAGGACACTGTACTTGAGGATATTTTTATTCAGTCCTCAGCAGGGGATGACTTATTCGATGTTCTGGGAGTGGATCTTAAGAACAAACTGTTGAACGGTAACACTAGTAACCTTCCTGACAGCTTCTGTGggaatttaaaaaatcaatctaAAGATTTGCCAAAATCTATGGACCTACAAAATTTTAGATCTGAGGTGTATTCAGATTATGAAGGAATCTCAGGAAGTgttgttttttcttcttctggTTCTGATCACCTCTTGGATGCTATTATATCTGGTGTTGGTTCGGTTACCCGGCAGATCTCAGATGATGATGCTTCCTGCAAGACCACCGTATCAAAGATTAGTAGTTACTCTATCCCTAGTACTCCTAACAGCAAGCCTCTATCATCTGGTATGTTTAATATGTCAGAGAGGATGCAGAGCCAGCTATTTGGGCCTTCCAAGCCTGTAAGTAGGTTAGTTGAACCAATAGGCAACGCCGTCAGGTCTTCATGTGGCAAGAATGACGACAGTAGTTGTACATATGGATCACAAATTAGTTCCTGGATTGAACAAGGGCCTAGTACTAGTGTTTCTACTGCAAATTCGAAGAAGTCTGATGGAGGAAAATCAAACCGAAAAAGACTTAAACCTGGAGAGAATCCCAGACCAAGGCCTAAAGATCGGCAGATGATCCAAGATCGTGTGAAGGAGCTCCGCGACATAGTGCCAAATGGGGCCAAG TGTAGTATTGATGCTTTGCTGGAACGTACGATAAAGCACATGCTTTTCCTGCAGAGTGTCACTGACCATGCTgacaaactaaaacaaacagtGGAATCCAAG ATAGCTAAAAAGCAAGGTGGAATGTCTTTAAATGATGAATTTCAGGGCAGTGCAACCTGGGCCTTTGAGCTTGGTTCCCAATCTCTGGTTTGTCCGATAGTGGTTGAAGATTTGAATCCACCTCGACAATTGCTTATAGAG ATGCTTTGTGAAAAACGGGGATTTTTCTTAGAGATAGCTGATATTATTAGAGGACTGGGGTTGACTATCTTAAAGGGTGTAATGGAGGCTCAGAATGACAAGATATGGGCACGATTTGCAGTTGAG GCAAACAGGGATGTCACGAGGATGGAAGTATTCATCTCACTAGTTCATTTATTGGAAGAAACTCTAAAAGGCAGCACTTGTTCAGTTCATGGCACAAATGATGAGAATATGGGAGTTGTACCTGCGCCAATTCCAGTTAATCAGCAACTAGTTTGCGGTGAACCATCTAGTCGTATGATATAG